A genomic segment from Planifilum fulgidum encodes:
- a CDS encoding FAD-dependent oxidoreductase: METIPYARYIPVKGMYDVVVIGGGWAGVAGACAAAREGARTLLVERYGFLGGMATAGLVGPFMPFHVEETPLVQGIFQEIRDRVVKEGGSVGGSRGFDVEILKHVLYCTLRDYGVGLLLHTQLVDATREGKRVKEVILFNKSGLAAYRGKYFLDGTGDADLIALVGGEYVVGREEDGLTQAMTLMFKIANVDIDRVLAYCRARSEHFMFIEEDELISIAGFKDLVARYKEAGKFPLPQDYVFFVTTNRRDEVLVNTTRVIMKSGLKGEDLTDAEVESHAQAQAVWRMLKSEVDGFEDSYISATAPQIGIRETRRIVGEYVMTREDILGARKFDDCITHGAYPIDIHNPKGPGGELTRIPEGEYYDVPFRSLIPKGLDNVLVAGRCLSATHDAHASVRIQATCAAMGEAAGCALGMALKEQCNLRELDVKKLQEKLKGYGHVIRPDVKARTETIRRRRKK; the protein is encoded by the coding sequence ATGGAAACCATTCCATATGCGCGCTATATTCCCGTCAAGGGAATGTATGATGTTGTGGTAATAGGTGGTGGTTGGGCCGGAGTGGCGGGAGCGTGTGCTGCTGCGCGGGAGGGGGCCCGGACCTTGTTGGTGGAGCGGTACGGATTTTTGGGAGGAATGGCGACGGCGGGGTTGGTTGGTCCTTTTATGCCTTTCCATGTGGAAGAAACCCCTCTGGTCCAGGGGATTTTCCAGGAGATCCGAGACCGCGTGGTGAAAGAGGGGGGGTCCGTAGGCGGAAGCAGGGGATTCGATGTGGAGATCCTAAAGCATGTCCTATACTGTACATTGCGTGATTATGGAGTGGGACTGCTCTTACACACTCAACTGGTGGACGCCACGCGGGAAGGGAAGCGAGTGAAGGAGGTGATCCTGTTTAATAAATCCGGATTGGCGGCCTACCGGGGAAAGTATTTTTTGGATGGGACCGGGGATGCTGATTTGATTGCTCTGGTCGGTGGAGAATATGTGGTGGGGCGGGAGGAAGACGGTCTAACCCAGGCGATGACGTTAATGTTCAAGATTGCGAATGTGGACATTGACCGGGTGCTTGCATATTGCCGTGCCCGTTCTGAACATTTCATGTTTATTGAAGAGGATGAACTGATTTCCATCGCCGGGTTCAAAGATTTGGTCGCACGCTACAAGGAAGCGGGAAAGTTTCCATTGCCCCAGGATTACGTGTTTTTCGTTACCACCAACCGTCGGGATGAAGTGCTGGTCAACACAACCCGGGTAATCATGAAGAGCGGATTGAAGGGAGAGGACCTGACCGATGCGGAGGTGGAGAGCCATGCCCAAGCTCAAGCGGTGTGGCGGATGTTGAAGTCGGAGGTCGATGGATTTGAGGATTCCTATATTTCCGCTACCGCTCCCCAGATTGGGATCCGGGAGACGCGCAGAATCGTGGGGGAGTACGTAATGACCCGGGAAGACATTCTGGGGGCACGAAAATTTGACGATTGCATCACCCACGGGGCCTACCCCATAGACATTCACAATCCCAAAGGGCCCGGTGGGGAGCTGACTCGCATTCCTGAAGGGGAGTATTATGACGTTCCTTTTCGTTCACTGATTCCCAAGGGATTGGATAACGTTCTGGTGGCGGGGCGATGTCTGTCAGCCACCCATGATGCTCACGCTTCCGTCCGCATCCAAGCTACTTGCGCGGCGATGGGGGAGGCCGCAGGTTGTGCCCTGGGAATGGCTTTGAAGGAACAATGCAACCTTCGGGAGCTGGATGTGAAAAAACTGCAAGAAAAACTAAAGGGTTACGGACATGTGATCCGACCGGATGTAAAGGCCCGGACGGAAACAATTCGCAGGCGAAGGAAAAAGTGA
- a CDS encoding carbohydrate ABC transporter permease: MQTSGVRAEERQTAQMNRRSGTRWRGVVRRATSAILWYVMLTGLAVLMIGPFLWLLATAFKSGSENIFEFPPKFLPEQPTWDNFIKVWNSHPFGRYLFNSTLVAVLTVLGNVIFCSLAAYPLARMKFRGRNVIFFAILSTMMIPFQLTMIPVYLLALKLNLTNTYLGLVLPHAVTAFGIFLMRQAFLTVPKELEEAARMDGCNTFDIWWRILLPLVKPSVTTLAIFTFVFSWSDFLWPLIILNDPEMYTLPLGVAFLSNAFSSNWRLIAAGSIISIVPVIVLFLMLQRYFIRGSIQGALKG; this comes from the coding sequence GTGCAGACATCCGGTGTGAGGGCGGAAGAACGACAAACCGCCCAAATGAACCGCCGGTCCGGCACTCGCTGGAGAGGGGTGGTACGCCGGGCGACGAGTGCCATCCTCTGGTATGTGATGTTGACCGGCCTTGCAGTGCTGATGATCGGGCCTTTTTTGTGGTTGTTGGCAACAGCCTTCAAGTCCGGATCCGAGAACATCTTTGAATTTCCTCCTAAGTTCCTTCCGGAGCAGCCCACATGGGACAACTTTATCAAGGTGTGGAACAGCCACCCCTTCGGGCGGTATTTGTTCAACAGTACTTTGGTGGCGGTATTGACGGTGTTGGGCAATGTGATCTTCTGTTCCTTGGCTGCGTATCCGTTGGCCAGGATGAAATTTAGGGGGCGGAATGTGATCTTTTTCGCCATTTTGAGTACGATGATGATTCCCTTTCAATTGACCATGATCCCGGTGTACCTTCTCGCTCTGAAGCTGAACCTTACCAACACTTACTTAGGGTTGGTGCTTCCTCATGCGGTCACAGCCTTTGGAATCTTCCTGATGAGGCAGGCTTTTCTGACCGTTCCGAAGGAATTGGAAGAAGCGGCCCGTATGGATGGTTGTAACACATTCGATATTTGGTGGCGTATACTCCTTCCGCTTGTAAAACCATCGGTCACCACATTGGCCATATTCACCTTCGTCTTCTCGTGGAGTGATTTTTTGTGGCCGTTGATCATTCTGAACGACCCGGAAATGTACACCTTGCCTTTGGGAGTCGCGTTTCTGTCCAATGCTTTTTCCTCCAACTGGCGACTGATTGCGGCAGGCTCCATCATTTCCATCGTTCCAGTGATCGTTCTGTTCCTAATGCTGCAGAGATATTTTATACGCGGCTCCATCCAGGGTGCTCTAAAGGGGTGA